TGTTTATGTTTTCTAGAACTTTTTCAGGAAACACTTCATCTTTATCATCTTCTTTATCGAAATCAAGAAAAGAAAGTTCTACATAGCCGGTTTCGTCTTTTTTGATGTTTTGACTAGCATTTTCATATAAATCTTTATAATCTTCCTTTTTGAAAATTTGATTAGAAAGAAATTTAAAAAAGCTATTATTAAAATCAACAATGGCTTTAAAGCTTCGGTAATTATCTGGTAAATTATCAACAAACTGCTCTATTGGAAAAGGGTGATCTTTCTTATTGAATAAATCTATAAATTGTTCTGCTTTGCCGCCACGCCAGCGATAAATGGCCTGTTTGGCATCGCCTACAAGCATAGTGCTTCCGTTTTCTGATGCTACTGAGTTTTCTAATAACGGAATTAAATTACTCCATTGACTCTCCGACGTGTCCTGAAATTCATCAATAAAATAATGATTAAACTTTTCTCCAATACGCTCATATATAAAAGGAGTGGGTTGGTTTTTTATTTCCTTACTTATAATGCTATTAAATTCGGAAATCAACATTTTGTTTTGATCTTCTTTTAATAAAGTAAGTTCTGTGTTTATGGCGTTTAAAACCGATAAAGGTGTAATGTTTTTATAAAAGGCGTTCAGGAATTTATGATTAAATATAGCTTGTTTCGTTTCATTAAAAACTAAAAATATGTGTGGTTGTAAACTATCAATGGTTCCTGCTGTTTCTGCCGTAACGCGTTTTGGGTACAATGTATCGTTTTCTATATTGTCTTGCCATTTACTTCCAAAGGCTACGTTGAAATTTTTATCAGCTAGTTTTTCAAAGTGTTTTGGTAAATAGGCTCCGGAAAAATCTTTAAATTCTAATCCCGATGTATTAAATTGAGTTAAAAGTTGTTTGGCTTTTTCGGCGATTAGCTCCTCTTCTATATTAATATCTTTTTTAAGCTTGATTTTTAGTGCTTTAAAATCATCGAGTGTTTTATCTTTTATTTTTTCAAAAAAAGGAATATCGTTTTCATTAACAAGAAGCTTTGCTATTTTGTTAAAATCGAAGGCTACATCGTAACTTTTATCATCATCGGCTTTTTCAATGGCAAAATCTACTAGCACTTTAGTGAGCACAGTATCGGTTCCTGCTTTAGAAATTAGACTATCTACGGCTTCACGCAAAAGAGATTCTTGGTCTAATTCTACTTCAAAATTTAAAGGTAATTTTAAATCGTGAGCAAAGGTTCTTATTAATTTATGCGTAAAACCATCAATAGTAGAAATATCGAAAGCTGCGTAATTGTGTATAATGCTTTCTAATAATGTTATGGCCTTTTTGTGTAGTTGTTCTGGGCTTAAGTTTAAGTCATCACAAATGGATAAAAACATCGGGTTTTCTAGCTTCAGAATGTCTTTGTCCGAGAATTGCTTTAAAGTATCTATAATACGGCCTTTCATCTCGGCAACCGCTTTATTTGTAAATGTAATTGCTAAAATATTCTTAAATAAATAAGGTTTGTTTGAGCTAAATAAAATCTTTAAATAAGCTTTTACTAAAGTAAAGGTTTTTCCGCTGCCCGCTGAGGCATTGTAAATAGTAAAAGGTTGGTTGCTTTGCATGAATTTAAATTTGCATACAAGATAAAAACTATCAATGAGTTGATAACAATTTATTATTTTTAATTGACCCGATTTATGTGTAAATTTGAATTAAATTAAATATTAATTAAATAAAAATAAAAATTATGGCTTTTGAATTACCAGAATTAGGGTACGCTTACGACGCTTTAGAACCACATATGGATGCACGTACTATGGAAATACACCATACAAAGCACCACCAAGGATATACAAACAATTTGAATAACGCTATTGCTGGAACCGATTTAGAAGGAAAATCTATTGAGGATATTCTTGCAAATTTAGATATGGATAATGGCGCTGTTAGAAATAATGGAGGAGGATTTTTTAATCACTCTTTATTTTGGAGCGTAATGAACCCAGAAGGAAAAGGATATTTATCTGGAGAGTTAAAAGATGCTATTGAGGCAGCTTACGGATCTGTAGACGATTTTAAAGATGCTTTTGCTAAAGCAGCAGCAACGCGTTTTGGATCTGGATGGGCATGGTTATGTGTGCACAAAGGTGGTAAAGTAGAAATTTGTTCTA
The window above is part of the Algibacter sp. L3A6 genome. Proteins encoded here:
- a CDS encoding UvrD-helicase domain-containing protein encodes the protein MQSNQPFTIYNASAGSGKTFTLVKAYLKILFSSNKPYLFKNILAITFTNKAVAEMKGRIIDTLKQFSDKDILKLENPMFLSICDDLNLSPEQLHKKAITLLESIIHNYAAFDISTIDGFTHKLIRTFAHDLKLPLNFEVELDQESLLREAVDSLISKAGTDTVLTKVLVDFAIEKADDDKSYDVAFDFNKIAKLLVNENDIPFFEKIKDKTLDDFKALKIKLKKDINIEEELIAEKAKQLLTQFNTSGLEFKDFSGAYLPKHFEKLADKNFNVAFGSKWQDNIENDTLYPKRVTAETAGTIDSLQPHIFLVFNETKQAIFNHKFLNAFYKNITPLSVLNAINTELTLLKEDQNKMLISEFNSIISKEIKNQPTPFIYERIGEKFNHYFIDEFQDTSESQWSNLIPLLENSVASENGSTMLVGDAKQAIYRWRGGKAEQFIDLFNKKDHPFPIEQFVDNLPDNYRSFKAIVDFNNSFFKFLSNQIFKKEDYKDLYENASQNIKKDETGYVELSFLDFDKEDDKDEVFPEKVLENINNCLDNGYKLEDICVLVRKKKEGVAVANYLSQHNIPIISSETLLINNAPEVVFINAVLGYLMQPKNDELKIEVLDYLAKLFKVDDKHGFFSKHIKLSVSDFFKSFEAFNIFINGDTLLQLPLYDLAETIVRNFNLVKTSNAYVQFYLDIVLDFSHKKGSDIPAFLEYFDKKKENLSIISPKGQDAVQIMTIHKSKGLEFPVVIFPYADLDIYREIEPKEWLEIDKEKYNGFSHTLLNFNKDFEFFGTQGQHIFENHKAEQELDNINLLYVALTRPVEQLYIISKNDSALKEDAKSKKYSGLLINYLEHNNLWSDSELTYSFGDSKKTSKETISSKETNIQHEFISTSKEHHNIKVVTKSGFLWDTTQEEAIEKGNLIHDIMSHIETKDDVDEVIQDFISSSTINPEQATELKQLVLQIVNHPELATFFTKENTIYNERDIITKEGVILRPDRVVINQNNDAVILDYKTGLEDKKHAQQLQVYQDVLTTMNFKVKQKYLIYINEGIEVQSLPF
- a CDS encoding superoxide dismutase — translated: MAFELPELGYAYDALEPHMDARTMEIHHTKHHQGYTNNLNNAIAGTDLEGKSIEDILANLDMDNGAVRNNGGGFFNHSLFWSVMNPEGKGYLSGELKDAIEAAYGSVDDFKDAFAKAAATRFGSGWAWLCVHKGGKVEICSTPNQDNPLMPGVTCGGTPILGLDVWEHAYYLNYQNRRPDYIKAFFSVINWNEVEKRYAEAK